In a genomic window of Glycine max cultivar Williams 82 chromosome 13, Glycine_max_v4.0, whole genome shotgun sequence:
- the LOC100793784 gene encoding probable receptor-like protein kinase At4g39110, which yields MGKIEKNKNTLLTPPFLSSFKSSSLMMPILLVILLALFSPSLGLPLASFQPKDNFLIDCGAENTATLPDGRHFKSDPQSRSFLQANDEYKVSANDVNLPSPVYSNARIFIQEAKYSFHLVQPGFHWIRLHFYPIKNNIFDLQKATFSVYTDTYVLLHSFNVNNTDKPIMKEYLINATEPQLTMSFIPLKNSAAFINAIEVVSAPDNLIFDTGAGLFPVGEIGGLTTYGFQPVYRVNNGGPLITSSNDTLGRTWESDEHFLTNKNLAKSASVATSAVKFPQDNPSISPMIAPQTVYASATEMGDAGVNQPNFNVSWKFDVDTSFGYLVRLHFCDIVSKGLNELYFNVYVNGKVAINNLDLSAITGALSTPYYKDIVVNATLMSEGLTVQVGPANADGGNANAIMNGIEVLKMSNSVNSLDGEFGVDGRSVSGSNRGTVAAVGFAMMFGAFVGLGAMVIKWHKRPQDWQKRNSFSSWLLPLHAGDTSFMSKNSMGKSNFFSSSMGLGRYFSFAELQEATKNFDSKNIIGVGGFGNVYLGVIDEGTQVAVKRGNPQSEQGITEFQTEIQMLSKLRHRHLVSLIGYCDENDEMILVYEYMPNGHFRDHLYGKNLPALSWKQRLDICIGSARGLHYLHTGTAQGIIHRDVKTTNILLDENFTAKVSDFGLSKDAPMGQGHVSTAVKGSFGYLDPEYFRRQQLTEKSDVYSFGVVLLEALCARPAINPQLPREQVNLADWAMQWKRKGLLDKIIDPLLVGCINPESMKKFAEAAEKCLADHGVDRPSMGDVLWNLEYALQLQEAFTQGKPEDESKSASAAVPTSPTPPTPSDDRPAAPAVPARPEAANNASSEVNSIDDHSGTAMFAQFSNLNGR from the coding sequence ATGGGGAAgatagaaaaaaacaaaaacaccttATTGACACCACCTTTTCTATCATCCTTCAAGTCATCATCTTTGATGATGCCCATCCTCCTGGTCATTCTCTTGGCCTTGTTTTCTCCTTCATTAGGCCTTCCTTTAGCATCTTTCCAACCAAAAGACAATTTCCTCATTGATTGTGGTGCTGAAAACACAGCCACTCTCCCTGATGGAAGACATTTCAAATCAGACCCTCAATCCAGATCCTTCTTGCAAGCCAATGATGAGTACAAAGTCTCAGCAAATGATGTGAATTTGCCTTCACCTGTTTACTCAAATGCAAGGATCTTCATTCAGGAAGCCAAGTACTCCTTCCATTTGGTTCAACCAGGTTTCCATTGGATCCGGCTTCACTTCTACCCCATCAAGAACAACATCTTTGATCTTCAGAAGGCAACTTTTTCTGTCTACACAGACACCTATGTGCTCCTCCACAGCTTCAATGTGAACAACACTGACAAGCCAATCATGAAGGAGTACCTAATCAATGCAACTGAGCCACAATTGACCATGTCCTTCATTCCCTTGAAGAATTCagctgcattcatcaatgccaTAGAGGTTGTCTCAGCTCCTGATAACCTGATATTCGACACCGGAGCCGGCCTTTTCCCCGTTGGCGAGATCGGAGGCCTGACCACTTATGGCTTCCAGCCTGTTTACAGGGTGAACAATGGAGGGCCTCTGATCACCTCATCAAATGACACCCTTGGAAGGACTTGGGAATCTGATGAGCATTTCCTCACAAACAAGAACTTGGCCAAGAGTGCCTCGGTGGCAACCTCTGCTGTTAAGTTCCCTCAAGACAATCCTTCCATCTCTCCCATGATTGCACCACAAACTGTGTATGCCTCTGCCACTGAGATGGGTGATGCTGGTGTCAATCAGCCAAATTTCAATGTGTCATGGAAATTTGATGTGGACACCTCTTTTGGCTACCTTGTTAGGCTGCACTTCTGTGACATTGTTAGCAAAGGCCTCAATGAGCTCTACTTCAATGTTTATGTTAATGGGAAAGTGGCAATCAATAACTTGGATTTATCAGCCATCACTGGTGCCTTGTCAACACCATACTACAAAGACATTGTGGTGAATGCAACATTGATGTCTGAGGGGCTAACGGTTCAGGTTGGTCCAGCAAATGCTGATGGTGGAAATGCCAATGCAATTATGAATGGCATAGAGGTCTTGAAGATGAGCAACTCTGTCAACAGTTTGGATGGGGAATTTGGTGTTGATGGAAGAAGTGTTAGTGGTTCTAACCGCGGCACGGTGGCAGCGGTTGGATTTGCCATGATGTTTGGAGCATTTGTGGGTCTTGGTGCCATGGTGATCAAGTGGCACAAGAGGCCTCAAGACTGGCAAAAGAGGAATAGTTTCTCTTCATGGTTGCTTCCTCTGCACGCCGGTGACACCAGCTTCATGAGCAAGAACTCAATGGGAAAGAGCAACTTCTTCTCCTCGTCGATGGGATTAGGCCGGTACTTCTCCTTCGCGGAACTTCAGGAAGCAACCAAGAACTTTGACTCCAAGAACATAATTGGTGTTGGTGGATTTGGGAATGTGTATTTGGGTGTGATTGATGAGGGGACTCAAGTGGCAGTGAAGAGAGGAAACCCTCAATCAGAACAAGGCATCACAGAGTTCCAAACAGAAATCCAAATGCTTTCAAAGCTAAGGCACAGGCACTTGGTGTCCTTGATTGGATACTGTGATGAGAATGATGAGATGATCTTGGTTTATGAGTACATGCCTAATGGTCACTTCAGAGACCATCTTTATGGAAAGAACTTGCCTGCTCTCTCATGGAAGCAAAGGCTAGATATCTGCATTGGATCGGCCCGCGGACTTCACTACCTTCACACCGGAACAGCTCAAGGCATAATTCACCGTGATGTCAAGACCACTAACATTTTGCTTGATGAGAATTTCACGGCCAAGGTTTCTGATTTTGGTCTTTCAAAGGACGCGCCAATGGGGCAGGGTCATGTTAGCACTGCTGTCAAGGGTAGCTTTGGTTATCTTGACCCTGAGTACTTCAGGAGGCAGCAACTGACTGAAAAGTCTGATGTGTACTCATTTGGGGTGGTTCTGCTTGAGGCACTGTGTGCAAGACCAGCCATCAACCCTCAGTTGCCCCGTGAACAAGTTAACTTGGCCGATTGGGCGATGCAATGGAAGAGGAAGGGCCTTCTTGACAAGATCATTGACCCTCTCTTAGTTGGTTGCATCAATCCTGAATCCATGAAGAAGTTTGCTGAGGCTGCTGAGAAGTGTTTGGCTGATCATGGTGTGGATAGGCCTTCAATGGGGGATGTTTTGTGGAACTTGGAGTATGCTTTGCAGCTTCAAGAGGCCTTCACACAAGGAAAGCCTGAGGATGAGTCCAAGTCAGCATCAGCAGCTGTTCCTACTTCACCAACACCTCCTACTCCTTCCGATGATCGCCCGGCAGCTCCGGCTGTGCCTGCACGTCCGGAAGCAGCGAATAATGCTTCATCAGAAGTGAATTCTATTGATGACCATTCTGGAACTGCAATGTTTGCTCAGTTTAGCAATCTCAATGGTAGGTGA